The following proteins are encoded in a genomic region of Oncorhynchus keta strain PuntledgeMale-10-30-2019 chromosome 35, Oket_V2, whole genome shotgun sequence:
- the LOC118375833 gene encoding serine/arginine-rich splicing factor 5-like, translating into MSGCRVFIGRLSPHARERDVEKFFKGYGRIREVNLKNGFGFVEFDDHRDADDAVYELNGKELCSERVTIEHARSRRGRGGGPGMGGGGGGGGRFSPRFSSYRQGSGDRRGGGGGGSSRYGPPVRTEHRIIVENLSSRISWQDLKDLMRKVGEVTFVDAHRTNKNEGVVEFASHSDMKNALDKLDGTDLNGRKLKLSEDRKSRHSRSRSRGSRSYSRSRSRSRSPRSKSPSRSRSRNRSRSPRSASRTPEKKPSSGGGGRAAHRSTSRSPSHSKSRTPPARSRSRTPPPRSRSPAPRSRTPPPRSRSPAPARKPSRSRSPSVESQH; encoded by the exons ATGAGTGGATGTCGAGTGTTTATCGGTCGTTTGAGCCCTCATGCTCGTGAGCGGGACGTggagaagttcttcaaaggttaTGGAAGGATCCGGGAAGTCAATTTGAAGAACGGATTCGGTTTTGTG GAGTTTGACGACCACAGAGACGCTGATGATGCAGTTTACGAGCTGAATGgcaaggaactctgtagtgaaAG GGTGACTATAGAGCATGCTCGTTCCagaagagggaggggtggtggacccgggatgggaggaggaggaggaggcggaggacgTTTCTCGCCTCGTTTCAGCAGCTACCGCCAGGGGTCTGGTGATCGCCGCGGTGGAGGTGGAGGCGGCTCCAG TAGGTATGGTCCTCCGGTGCGCACTGAGCACAGAATCATCGTGGAGAACCTGTCGTCACGCATCAGTTGGCAG GACCTGAAAGATCTCATGAGGAAAGTTGGAGAGGTCACCTTTGTGGACGCCCACCGAACCAACAAGAATGAAGG GGTGGTGGAGTTCGCGTCGCACAGCGATATGAAGAACGCTCTTGATAAGCTTGACGGAACAGACTTGAATGGGCGAAAGCTGAAGCTGTCTGAGGATCGCAAGAGCCG CCACAGCAGGAGTCGTTCCCGTGGCTCTCGCAGCTACTCCCGGTCCCGTAGCCGTTCCCGGTCCCCCCGCTCCAAGTCCCCCAGCCGCAGCAGGAGCCGTAACCGCTCCAGGAGCCCCCGCTCTGCCAGCCGTACTCCGGAGAAGAAGCCTTCCTCaggaggagggggcagggctGCGCATCGCTCCACTTCACGTTCCCCCTCCCATTCCAAATCCCGTACCCCTCCCGCACGCTCTCGTTCCCGTACACCTCCCCCACGTTCCCGCTCCCCTGCCCCCCGTTCCCGTACCCCTCCCCCACGCTCCCGTTCTCCTGCCCCGGCCCGGAAGCCGTCCCGGTCTCGGTCCCCCTCGGTGGAGAGCCAGCACTGA